DNA sequence from the Staphylococcus epidermidis genome:
TTTCGTTTGGTTCACTTTTTCTTCTATAGTTGTGTAATGACGATTATTCATAATTTGAGTATTTAAATGTTCCGCTAAACGAGTCACTTGATTTGAATTTGTATTGGCTAATACGACAATGCCATAAGATTTACGAATATTTAATAAAATTTGTGAAGAGAAATTATCTAAAACGCCGGTATGAAATACGAGATGGTCATCAGTATTTATAAACCATCCCGAACCGTAGCTATCTGCGTTAGGCTCACTATTTAATGAGTTAGATAATACCTGATGTGATTGACGAATTAACTTGGCTTGTGATTTTGAAGTAGGGTGGATCTGTAGTTGGACCCATTTTGCTAAATCACTTGTACTTGACATCATATATGCCGCAGAAGTATCCCCAATGTTAAACTCTGGTTGTGCAACTTTATTTTCATTATCTTCCCATATATAACCTAATGCTTCGTTATTAGATTTGGTATTATTTACTTTAAAAGTGGTATGTTTCATCTTTAAAGGGGCTAAAACATGCTTTTGGATGTATGATGTATAGGATTGATGGGTAACATTTTGAATAATAATACCTAAAATATCATAATTCATATTCGAATATTCAAAAGTTTCTCCAGGTACATGGTTCAGACGTTTTCCTTTTGCAAAATTAACGATATTTTCAATACTATCGTACTGTTTAGAGTAACGATTTTCTTCAGTGATATCTCCAGGTATACCACTAGTTTGAGCTAATAGCTGTTCAATAGTAATATCTCTTTCTTTGTCTTCATACTTCATTTTAAATCCGGGTATAAATGTACTTACTTTGTCATTTAAATTTATTTTTCCTTCTTGAGCTAGTTGTAGAATTGCATAACCTGTAAAAGCTTTAGTATTGGATGCAATTTCAAATTGAGTATGTGGATTTACCTTTGCTTTTTTTTCAATATTGGCATAACCATACCCTTTATTTAAAAAGATTTTATTGTCTTTGATGATCAATATTGCTAGTCCGGGGATATCTCCTTTCTTCATTGCTGTCTCAACCATTTTATCAATATGTTTTTGAGAAGCATGTGTCAATATCGTCTCATTCTTACTATGTGCGATTTCTCGTGTTGTTATTGAAATTATCGATAAAATAGTCATCAAAAAAATGACAACAATGACAAACAGTTTTATCTTCATTGAGCATCCTCTACTTTAAACTTAAAAATTTATTGCCTACGTTATGGCAACAATGAGTGAATTTATTATAACAGTTTTGGTGTATAAAGTTACAGATAACGAATAGATATTGGGTTAACTATATCTTAATCAAGTAGTCTTTTTTTGAGAGAAACAATAAATTCTAAAGTGTAATATAACGCTAATAGAGTAAATGTAATGATTAAAGATCTGTGAAGTAGCTATACAATTTTGATTTATGGGAGTATAGTTTTATCCATCAAAATGAGTTAAAGAGGTAGGAGTCATGTTCATTCAATTTAAAAGACTTTTGATTGGTAGACCTAAAAGAAACAGAGACTTAAAAAACGAGAAAATTTCAAAATTTAAAGGATTAGCTATCCTATCATCCGATGCATTGTCATCAGTTGCATATGGTCCTGAGCAGATATTAATTACATTATCGGTGATAGGAGCTGTGGCATCTTGGTATACGCTGCCTATTGCCGGAGCAGTTTTAATATTATTAACAGCTCTAATTTTATCTTATAGACAAATTATTTATGCTTATCCAAAAGGTGGGGGAGCGTATATTGTTTCTAAAACAAATCTTGGTGAGAAATGGGGATTGCTAGCTGGAGGGTCTTTATTAGTCGACTATATATTAACGGTGGCAGTGAGTATTTCTTCAGGAGCAGATGCTTTTGTTGCTGCATTTCCCCACTTATATCATTTTAAAGTGCTTATTGCATGTTTATTAGTACTCTTTATTTTAATGATGAATTTAAGAGGTTTGACTGAATCAGCAACTGTATTATCATATCCAGTCTACTTATTTATTATAGGTTTAATTGTTTTGATAGTCGTTGGGACATTTCGCGTAGCTACTGGACAAATCGCACCACATATTCATTCCACTGTAGGGAGTACTGTGCCCGGTGTTACGTTATTTTTACTTTTGAAAGCATTTTCATCTGGAGCATCATCACTTACAGGTGTAGAGGCAATATCCAATGCAGTAACAAATTTTAAAAATCCAGCACCTAAGAATGCAGTCAAAACTTTAGTCACTATGGGTACAATTTTAGCAGTGTTATTAGTAGGTATTGTTGTACTCTCATATATATATGGAATTATGCCTCAAACTGAAACGACCGTGCTTTCACAACTTGCGTCCCAAATATTTGGTGAAAATGTAGCGTTTTATTTTATACAAGCTACTACAGTTATGATTTTGGTATTGGCTGCTAATACTGGTTTTACAGCATTTCCTATGCTAGCTGCATCAATGTCTAAAGACAAATATATGCCACGTATGTTTACTGTTCGTGGTGATCGTCTCGGTTATTCAAACTCGATTATTATATTAGGTGTATTAGCCATCATTTTAATTATCCTATTTGAAGGAATGACAGAGAACCTCATTCCATTATATGCAGTAGGTGTTTTTATTCCATTTACACTTGCTCAGTTTGGTATGGTTTTAAAATGGCTTCGAGAACGACCTGAACGATGGGGAATAAAGCTTACTATCAATTTAATTGGTGGTACGATTACGTTTATCGTATTCATGATTTTACTCATTACCAAACTTAATCAAGTATGGCCAATTCTTTTATTTTTACCTTTTGTTGTATTTATTTTTATTAGAATTCATGTACATTATGAGAATATAGCATGTGAATTACGATCTGAAATTGATATACACGATATTCCTGTTGTAGATCGTAATTTAGCTATTGTACCTATTCAAAGTATTACAACTGTAGTTGATAAATCTATTTATTATGCCAAATTATTAGCTAATGATGATGTTATTGCAGTGCATGTGACATTTGGTGATGAAGATGAGCAGGCTTTTATGACTAAATGGAAAAAACATTTTCCTGATGTAAGACTTGTGATTTTACATTCAGAGTACAGAAGTATTATTCGTCCGATTTCACGATTTATAGATAAAATTCGTAAAAAAGCGAATGATAAAAATTATTTAATTACAGTAGTCGTTCCAGAATTTATCCCTAAAAAGGCTTGGCAGCACTTGTTACACAATCAAACGAGTTTACGTTTAAAATTGCATTTAATTTATCAAAAAAACGTTACTCTGTGTACTATTCCATTCAAATTAATGAAATAACAAAAGGACCAAATACACTTGATTAAAGTGAGATTTTGGTCCTTATTATAATGAGTATATTCGCTTTGAGATAATATATATTTTATAAATATTGATTATTAATATTTTAGAGTTATAGCTTATAATTAAGTTTAATCACAATTTACTTTAATGTCGCTGTCTATCGGCTAAAGATTCAGCATTATTCTTGTATTTCTTATAATAAAAGAACAAGAAGATAAACCATAACGGTGAAATAAAAATAGCTACTCTAGTATCTTTGCTAAAGAATAGCAAAATAAAGATAAATATGAAAAAAGATAACACAATATAGGCAATAATTTTTCCGCCCCATAATTTAAATGCACTTGATTGATGTTGTTCAGGATTCTTCTTTACGTATGCGATGTAAGAAACGATAATCATTCCCCATACTACAAGGAATAGGACGGTAGATAGTGTCGTTACATAAATAAATAATTTAATAGCATCTGGGAAAACAAAATTTAATAAAGCTGCGATTAACAATGTTATTGAAGATACTAACATTGAGAGATAAGGTACACCATTAGAATTAGTTTTTGTCAATACTTTAGGACCTAAACCTTGTTTCGCTAAACCAAATAAAATTCTACTATTAGAATATATTCCGCTATTTGTTGCAGATGCTGCTGCTGTTAAAACAACAAAATTAACTATGCCAGCAGCAAAGGGAACACCAATTAGTGTGAATAATTTAACAAACGGACTACTATCAGGATCAACTTTAAACCATGGAATGACAGACATGATTACAAGTAAACCACCTATATAAAATAATAAAATTCGTATAGGAACGTTATTTATTGCTTTAGGAATTGTTTTTTCTGGATTTTTTGTTTCGCCAGCTGTGACTCCTATAAGTTCTATACCGATAAATGAATATACAGCAATTTGGAAGGACATTAAAAATCCAGCTGCACCATGTGGAAACATCCCGCCATGATGTATCAAATTACCAAAAGAAGCATGTCCATATTCTGTTTTAAATGATAAAAAAATCAGAACTAAACCTACAATAACCATCGTAATAATTGTAACGACTTTAATTATAGAAAACCAAAATTCAAGTTCTCCAAATAATCTGGCGCCAAGCAAATTAAATGATATAAGTAGGAGTACAATAAATAGTACTGTCAACCAGTGTGGGACTTGTGGATACCAATAAGCAAAATATTGTCCCATCGCAGTGAGGTCCGACATGCTAGAGACAATCCAACAAACCCAATAGGTCCACCCAATTACAAATCCACCAAATGGACCAAGGTATTCATTTGCAATATCTACGAATGAATTAAATTTAGAGTTACTTAATAATAATTCACCAAGAGCTCTCATAAAAGCAAATAACACTATACCTATCAACATGTAAGTAAAGAGTAATGAAGGTCCGGTTAGAGAAATTGTTTGTCCTGAACCTAAAAATAAACCAGTTCCTATAGCGCCACCTATAGCAATTAATTGAATATGCCTATTATTCAACTCTCTTTGTAGTTGTTTTGCCATCAACTTCCTCCTTAGGGATACGAATATGAAAGCGTTTACTTAAAATTTATCTTATCCAACATATTTTAAAAAAGCAAGAATTTTCAGAAATATAAGTGGATATATGTATTAATATGGTATCTTACATTAATAGTTATAACCTTGTAATAAAAAATTATGAAATACGATAAATGTAAACTTTATATTAAAAATTATGCTTAATTATAGACATTATTTTACAAATAGCAAGTATAATGATAAATAATCACATGAATTAACTTTCATTTATCTCTGTGTAATAATGTAAGTTATTATAAAGAGAAATGAGGATTGAGAAGATGAAAATAGGTACTATTTCTGACCTACACATTGACCGTCATCCACACTTAAATCCTGAAATATATTTAGAAAAGCTTTGTCAGGTGATTAAACAAAGGTCTATTGAGTTACTTATCATAGCAGGGGATATATCTAATGACTATAGGATAAGTTACGATTTTATTCAAAGCATTCAAGAATTAAGCGGGATACCTACTTATTTTGTTCCGGGAAACCATGATTTATGGTCTGACCAAGCAGATAAAACTTCAACAGAAATACTATCATTCTTTCGCTCAAAAGAGGAATGCTTGATCGGCAATCCAATCATTATTAATGATCAATATGCAATTGTAGGCCATGTCGGTTGGTATGATTATAGCTATGCAGATCATCGTTTTTCTCAGCAAAAAATAGCAAGTGGTAAACATTATGGTGCAACTTGGCAAGATAAAGTAAGAACAGATTGGTCATTATCAGACCCGCAACTATCCCTTTTAGCTGCTCAAGAGGTGGAAAAAGACATTAACAATGTAAGCCCACGTCAAATTATTTTAGTTACGCACGTTGTAACACATCCTCAATTCGTAGTACCAACGTCTCATCGTATTTTTGACTTTTTTAATGCATTTATTGGTACTCATGATTTTGATACTATTTATAGAAATTACCCTATTCGATTTAGTATAATGGGGCATGTTCATTTTAGAAAAAAACTTGTTGAAAATAACATATTATATATATGTCCGTGCTTAGGATATCAAAGACAATGGATGACAGATGATATAGCATATGAAATAAATCATGCTTTAGTCGATTTTGATATTTAGTATCAACTTATTTAATAAAGCCTCTAGAAACTGAATTTAAACAGTCTCTAGAGGCTTTATTATTAATTATCGATATATATGCATTTTTTTCCTGGGGCATTATAACTATTTTCCAAAGTGTGCTTTTTAATTTTAATGATTTGTTTAGAGTTAGGAATAATAGATGGGAAAATAACAAATTTTGATAAACGACTCCATAACGGATCAATATAATAATAATAGTCATCATCATACCCTATCAATAAAGTAACGTGAATATTTGAGACTAGTTTTGTTGGTTGATTGTCGAAATGAAATACACGTCGAAGCGGTTTAGAACCCAAACTAGTATGATAAATGATCGCCGGCTGACCTTTGTCGATAAATTTTTCAAGTTGATTTAATGATGTACCTGTACCATCTACAATTCGAGAATCATATTGTTTAAGAAATGGCGCAAAAGCATCAGGAAATATTGTTTGATGATGGCCAAATTTAACTAACAAAGGATGACCAACATAGCCTTTGTAGGGATTGGTTGGATGTTTAGGCCAATGACTCATAATTTGTGTTGCTTTAATATCGTAATGATTAAATTGTAATAGCATCGCTGCGGACACTCCCTCACACCCCATTACAAAAGGGATAGGGAATAGCTGACTTATAGGCTTTACTGGTAAAATTATCTTCATAATATGTATCCTCTAATAACTTTGATAAATTATATTATATAACGTGCGATTTATTTAGTATACAAAATTGATTTAGACAAACTTGAAATGAGCGTTTTCATCAGATATTCAGAGTAGAAAGGGAAGAATTAGTATTAAAATTGTCAAGGGAATGAAAATTGAAGTGAAAATAGGAGTGCTCATTTAAACATTACAAAATGTAAATTTAGAATCATAAGTCTATGGGTCCTATTAAAATAGAAAATAGGAGTGGAACTTAATTATACTACATTGTCAGTTCACTCCTATATTTTGGTTTACGAATAACTATGTGTTTTTCATAAATAATTTGAAATAAATAATTTGTAGTGCAATAAGTAAAACAGCTGTCGCACTAATAATAATTAGATACGGGGACATATCATGTTGACCGTTCAAACCAACTAGGGGAGAAATGAGGCCTCCTAAAATAAATTGGAATAGGCCAAGTAAACTTGAAGCATTGCCACTTCCACCTGTGCGTTCAGCCATTGCCATAGAAAAACAAAGTGGTGCTATAGAAGTGACTGGACATATATTAATAAAAAAGCCAATAAGTAAAACATACAATGGAAGATGTAATGTTAAAGTAAATATTAAAATTACAACACCTGACATTTGAATGATTGTTAAATATATGAGCATCGCATATCGGCTTACCTTTTCTACTATAATAGCGGTTATCTGACTGACGACTATCAAACCCACTCCATTAATAGCAAACATTGCACTGTATTGAAGTGGTGTCATATGATACATCTTTTGTGAAATAAAAGGTGCGGCTGACGAATAACTGAATAACATGACATAAGTTAATCCTTGCAATAACATCGGAATAACGAAGGTGGGTTTTGTTAATAACAGACCAAAATCTTTAAATATTGCTTTAAAATTTAACTGAGATTGTTCTTGATGGAGCCCAACTGGCATCTTTAATAAGATGCCTAAGATGACTATTAAGGTAATGATTGTTAAAAATATAAAAATCATTCTCCAACTTGCAATAGATAAAGCGAGGCCACCTAACAGTGGAGCAATGATGGTGATTATACCGTTTATGACCATAAGAGAAGTTAAAAATTTTGCTAATTCGTCTCCGTCATAGTTATCTCCAATAGAAGCTTTGGCTATGACGATTGCACCACCTCCTGCTAAACCTTGAATTAAACGGATAATTAAAAATATTGTTAAATGAACTGTAAAAACTGATAATAATGAGGCTATTAAATATCCAATCAATAAAATGAGTGCCATTTTTTTACGACCTAATACATCTGATAGTGGCCCGAACACAAATTGACCAATAGCTAAACCTATCATAGCAAAGGATAATGTAAGTTGTATTTCTGAAATTGATGAACCAAACGCATGCTGAACTTTAGGTAAAGATGGTCCGTACATATCAATAGTCAAAGGACCAAATGCAGTCATAACGCCAAGTATAACGATTAATATTTTAGATAAGTGTTTGGAACTTGTAGTCATCATCATTATTCTCCTAGAAAAGTTATAGCATCTATTATATACGTTTTACATAAAAAAGTAATCAGCTTACACAAATAAAAAAAGAAGAGTATTATCAAATAGGCATTGATAGTTTTGTCAACGTAATGTTGATCAATGAAAAAATGGTAAATATGTATATACGTCATTCAATCACCGACTGTCTTTGATAAAAAAGAACCCGAGACAAGCATTTATGTCTCAGATTCTTAAGGGTTTGTAGATATTTAGTTTGAAGTCTCATGCCTTTAGTTTCCTGAATTTGATCCATTCAAGATATTTTCTAGTTTAGCTTTAATACTATCAAATTTTGTATTGATGTCTTCAAGCATGTTGTTAACTTTACTTTGATTTTCGTTATTAAGTTGAGCGTTATTTGCATTTTTCAGTTTGTCGATTTGGTTTTGATAAAATTTTGTGAATTTAGAATCCGCATTAGTTTCTTCATTTTGTTTTAATTGATCAATTTGATTTTGTAGTTTATCAATTTGGGATTGGGTGTCCTTTTTATTTTTTATATCGCTTTTGGCTGAATCAACTTGTCGATTAATGTCGTCGTTTTGATTTTCAACTTCCTTTTTATAGTTTTGTGAAACGTTAGGGTCATTACTTACTTTATCATTATTATGATTGATAATTGCACGCGTGATAAAGATAGCTACAATAATGAGTAAAATAACTATGATTGCAATCAGCCATTTTTTAGTTTTGCTTGATTTTTCATTTTCTTCTTCCAATTGCTGCTCACGTCGATAGTCTCTTCCATTGTAATAACGTTCAGGATGATTTTCATACTCTCTATCATTTTCACTTTGTGTTGCACGATTTGAATTTGCTCTCTGTTGGGACTCTTGATGTTGTCGATACATATCTTCTTCTGAACGTTTACGATGATTTTGATATTGGTCATCATATTTGTATGAATCTCTATATTTATCTGTTCTTTTCATATTGTCACCTCATTTAATAATTACGCTCAATCAGTTTTCAATTTTTACTTGTAAAAGTCGTGCGATATTTGTTGTTGTATGTTTAACATGAAGTGCGCCTTCTTTCAAAGCTTCGTCAAGGTGGCATGGACGTTCCATGATACTAAACACGCTATCGATACCGTGGTGATAAATTGCTTCGTAATCTTTTCCTAAACTACCACAAATAGCAATGACGGGTATATCATATGATTTTGCAACTTTAGCTATGCCAATGGGTGTTTTGCCATAGATTGTTTGTTTATCCATTTTACCTTCGCCAGTAACAACTAAATTCGCATCTTTTATTCTTTGTTTAAATTGAGTCTCTTCAAGAACTACATCAATTCCAGGACGTAATTCAGCGTTTAGAAACGCAATTAACGCTGTTCCCATGCCTCCTGCAGCACCAGCGCCCGGGATATCTTTTACATTCATATTTAATTCTCTTTCAATTTTATCATGATAGTGACGTAATGCGGAATCCAACTTTGGTATCATCTTTTGCTGAGCGCCTTTTTGTGGACCATAAACTATAGTTGCTCCATTGTCTCCTAATAATGGATTAGTTACATCACAGGCTACTTTAATATTCACATCTTTCAATCGTGGGTTTATACGAGTAATATCAATGTATTCTATTTGAGATAGGGCTAAACCTCCATCGCGAATCTCTTGATTGTTTTTATCTTTAAAAGAGACACCTAAAGCCTTTAACATTCCTACACCACCATCATTCGTGGCACTTCCACCTATTCCTAAAATAATTTTATTAACATCGTGATTAAGTGCATCATTAATGAGTTGGCCGGTACCGTACGAAGTTGTAATAGATGGATCTCTTTCATCTTTACTCAATAATGCTAGTCCTGAAGCAGCTGCCATTTCAATGATAGCTGTTTGGTGTTCGTTGCTTCTCTCATAACTAGCCATGATATTTCTATTAAGTGGATCTTTTACTTCTACGCAATAAGAGGTAGCATTTAAGGCTTCTTTCAATACTTCGGTTGTTCCCTCGCCACCATCAGCCATAGGAATAATGTCATATATAGTACTGGAATCGAACACCTCTTGGAATCCATCTTTAATAGCTAAAGCAGCTTCCTTTGCCGACATACTTTCTTTAAAAGAATCAGGTGCAATGATAACTTTATATGGTGACATTTATATCACTTCCTAAACAATTGGTTTATATTTATTCTATCCAAAAATGAAATTAAACTAAAGAAATCTTGATAATTAAAATGGAAATCATACGTGAATTGTATAATAATAAGAATATAAAATTGACGATGAGCAATATGTATATATTAATATGATTAAAGCTTCAATAAATGTCTATATATTTTCAGTAGATAATTGAATGAATCACATAAAAAGAGAATAAACATGATA
Encoded proteins:
- a CDS encoding APC family permease, which gives rise to MFIQFKRLLIGRPKRNRDLKNEKISKFKGLAILSSDALSSVAYGPEQILITLSVIGAVASWYTLPIAGAVLILLTALILSYRQIIYAYPKGGGAYIVSKTNLGEKWGLLAGGSLLVDYILTVAVSISSGADAFVAAFPHLYHFKVLIACLLVLFILMMNLRGLTESATVLSYPVYLFIIGLIVLIVVGTFRVATGQIAPHIHSTVGSTVPGVTLFLLLKAFSSGASSLTGVEAISNAVTNFKNPAPKNAVKTLVTMGTILAVLLVGIVVLSYIYGIMPQTETTVLSQLASQIFGENVAFYFIQATTVMILVLAANTGFTAFPMLAASMSKDKYMPRMFTVRGDRLGYSNSIIILGVLAIILIILFEGMTENLIPLYAVGVFIPFTLAQFGMVLKWLRERPERWGIKLTINLIGGTITFIVFMILLITKLNQVWPILLFLPFVVFIFIRIHVHYENIACELRSEIDIHDIPVVDRNLAIVPIQSITTVVDKSIYYAKLLANDDVIAVHVTFGDEDEQAFMTKWKKHFPDVRLVILHSEYRSIIRPISRFIDKIRKKANDKNYLITVVVPEFIPKKAWQHLLHNQTSLRLKLHLIYQKNVTLCTIPFKLMK
- a CDS encoding metallophosphoesterase, encoding MKIGTISDLHIDRHPHLNPEIYLEKLCQVIKQRSIELLIIAGDISNDYRISYDFIQSIQELSGIPTYFVPGNHDLWSDQADKTSTEILSFFRSKEECLIGNPIIINDQYAIVGHVGWYDYSYADHRFSQQKIASGKHYGATWQDKVRTDWSLSDPQLSLLAAQEVEKDINNVSPRQIILVTHVVTHPQFVVPTSHRIFDFFNAFIGTHDFDTIYRNYPIRFSIMGHVHFRKKLVENNILYICPCLGYQRQWMTDDIAYEINHALVDFDI
- a CDS encoding amino acid permease, which encodes MAKQLQRELNNRHIQLIAIGGAIGTGLFLGSGQTISLTGPSLLFTYMLIGIVLFAFMRALGELLLSNSKFNSFVDIANEYLGPFGGFVIGWTYWVCWIVSSMSDLTAMGQYFAYWYPQVPHWLTVLFIVLLLISFNLLGARLFGELEFWFSIIKVVTIITMVIVGLVLIFLSFKTEYGHASFGNLIHHGGMFPHGAAGFLMSFQIAVYSFIGIELIGVTAGETKNPEKTIPKAINNVPIRILLFYIGGLLVIMSVIPWFKVDPDSSPFVKLFTLIGVPFAAGIVNFVVLTAAASATNSGIYSNSRILFGLAKQGLGPKVLTKTNSNGVPYLSMLVSSITLLIAALLNFVFPDAIKLFIYVTTLSTVLFLVVWGMIIVSYIAYVKKNPEQHQSSAFKLWGGKIIAYIVLSFFIFIFILLFFSKDTRVAIFISPLWFIFLFFYYKKYKNNAESLADRQRH
- a CDS encoding serine hydrolase domain-containing protein, which codes for MKIKLFVIVVIFLMTILSIISITTREIAHSKNETILTHASQKHIDKMVETAMKKGDIPGLAILIIKDNKIFLNKGYGYANIEKKAKVNPHTQFEIASNTKAFTGYAILQLAQEGKINLNDKVSTFIPGFKMKYEDKERDITIEQLLAQTSGIPGDITEENRYSKQYDSIENIVNFAKGKRLNHVPGETFEYSNMNYDILGIIIQNVTHQSYTSYIQKHVLAPLKMKHTTFKVNNTKSNNEALGYIWEDNENKVAQPEFNIGDTSAAYMMSSTSDLAKWVQLQIHPTSKSQAKLIRQSHQVLSNSLNSEPNADSYGSGWFINTDDHLVFHTGVLDNFSSQILLNIRKSYGIVVLANTNSNQVTRLAEHLNTQIMNNRHYTTIEEKVNQTKNMQLIISTLADIFMVIFSILVFSKTLKLREGHIFIRKCLRTSIMFSIILLGFVAMNILFYLLPLIILGDATWGFVLSWLPLHSKYLVVSVYLAITMLLVWLSLISITYRSDERKKH
- a CDS encoding membrane protein, giving the protein MKRTDKYRDSYKYDDQYQNHRKRSEEDMYRQHQESQQRANSNRATQSENDREYENHPERYYNGRDYRREQQLEEENEKSSKTKKWLIAIIVILLIIVAIFITRAIINHNNDKVSNDPNVSQNYKKEVENQNDDINRQVDSAKSDIKNKKDTQSQIDKLQNQIDQLKQNEETNADSKFTKFYQNQIDKLKNANNAQLNNENQSKVNNMLEDINTKFDSIKAKLENILNGSNSGN
- a CDS encoding multidrug effflux MFS transporter — translated: MMTTSSKHLSKILIVILGVMTAFGPLTIDMYGPSLPKVQHAFGSSISEIQLTLSFAMIGLAIGQFVFGPLSDVLGRKKMALILLIGYLIASLLSVFTVHLTIFLIIRLIQGLAGGGAIVIAKASIGDNYDGDELAKFLTSLMVINGIITIIAPLLGGLALSIASWRMIFIFLTIITLIVILGILLKMPVGLHQEQSQLNFKAIFKDFGLLLTKPTFVIPMLLQGLTYVMLFSYSSAAPFISQKMYHMTPLQYSAMFAINGVGLIVVSQITAIIVEKVSRYAMLIYLTIIQMSGVVILIFTLTLHLPLYVLLIGFFINICPVTSIAPLCFSMAMAERTGGSGNASSLLGLFQFILGGLISPLVGLNGQHDMSPYLIIISATAVLLIALQIIYFKLFMKNT
- a CDS encoding C39 family peptidase, which encodes MKIILPVKPISQLFPIPFVMGCEGVSAAMLLQFNHYDIKATQIMSHWPKHPTNPYKGYVGHPLLVKFGHHQTIFPDAFAPFLKQYDSRIVDGTGTSLNQLEKFIDKGQPAIIYHTSLGSKPLRRVFHFDNQPTKLVSNIHVTLLIGYDDDYYYYIDPLWSRLSKFVIFPSIIPNSKQIIKIKKHTLENSYNAPGKKCIYIDN
- a CDS encoding glycerate kinase, producing MSPYKVIIAPDSFKESMSAKEAALAIKDGFQEVFDSSTIYDIIPMADGGEGTTEVLKEALNATSYCVEVKDPLNRNIMASYERSNEHQTAIIEMAAASGLALLSKDERDPSITTSYGTGQLINDALNHDVNKIILGIGGSATNDGGVGMLKALGVSFKDKNNQEIRDGGLALSQIEYIDITRINPRLKDVNIKVACDVTNPLLGDNGATIVYGPQKGAQQKMIPKLDSALRHYHDKIERELNMNVKDIPGAGAAGGMGTALIAFLNAELRPGIDVVLEETQFKQRIKDANLVVTGEGKMDKQTIYGKTPIGIAKVAKSYDIPVIAICGSLGKDYEAIYHHGIDSVFSIMERPCHLDEALKEGALHVKHTTTNIARLLQVKIEN